A part of Rattus rattus isolate New Zealand chromosome 6, Rrattus_CSIRO_v1, whole genome shotgun sequence genomic DNA contains:
- the Tomm7 gene encoding mitochondrial import receptor subunit TOM7 homolog, with the protein MVKLSKEAKQRLQQLFKGGQFAIRWGFIPLVIYLGFTRGADPGMPEPSVLSLLWG; encoded by the exons ATGGTGAAGCTGAGCAAGGAAGCCAAACAGAGGCTGCAGCAGCTCTTCAAGGGCGGCCAGTTTGCCATCCGCTGGGGCTTTATTCCTCTCGTGATTTACCTGG gaTTCACAAGGGGTGCAGATCCTGGAATGCCTGAACCATCAGTTTTAAG CCTACTTTGGGGATAA